The Pseudodesulfovibrio sp. zrk46 genome contains a region encoding:
- a CDS encoding PAS domain-containing sensor histidine kinase encodes MIWKKRRFIYLVLIMVALVVAVSFFNSYYMYQMSISEQRARLSELVGVQKNVIAEIGVRLWASTDIDEHGVIDLLVRSHSLFMEKDSKVEFIVAKREGGFISFLSLNGKAVPSDSPMAKIPFDSGLAIPMKHALLRQVGTIIADDYDTTEVLAAYNYVTLRNTTLGIVAKVDLEEVKAPFMEANIIVLGVGSFLTLIGVWLFLRISEPIIRALQQSEQQYRGLVENADSLIIRIDSNGNITYANNYAQNYFAVDSVVGIPMYQLFEEEVSTPSIFGIAEFLSERTSLNPTQIAKSKNEFAYVSWTVKLFESQTPELLCIGIDVTNEHLARQAQKESQERFRALAKAAPVGIVITDLMGNLMYANEKMQELTRASTVELAGVGWLQFIERGLRDEIIREWFTQNNIKQRYEFQLTNLKGDELWILGQIVDLENAHSETVGKLVALTDITRIKEADVARSRLTAAIEQAAEMIIITDLDGTISYVNPAFEQVSGYSKEEVLGKNPRILNSGEHKRDFYIGLWETLVADEIWTGRFINRRKNGERYTQESTIGPVKNDNGERIGYVGVARDISEQLVIEARLRQSQKLESIGELAAGIAHEINTPTQYVTSNLQFFEDSFAKYSGMIEKTQKLILLIKNRELGGSESEILEYAEKIIDDQEVEFLKEDLPNALQESESGLKRISEIVQSIKQLAHPGEVKKSFWSLNEIVRDAVTVATNEWKYSAIINYDLDEQLDHIYCLKAEVGQVILNVVVNAAHAIEAVRDIDDELGSISIKTYSERDLAVLEISDTGSGIPEELLDRIFDPFFTTKEVGKGTGQGLAIAHNVVTNLHNGSIEVLSTVGEGSTFVIKLPFEDKD; translated from the coding sequence ATGATCTGGAAAAAACGGCGATTCATATACTTAGTACTTATAATGGTAGCTTTGGTGGTAGCTGTATCTTTTTTTAACAGCTACTACATGTATCAAATGTCCATCTCTGAGCAGCGGGCCCGTCTATCTGAATTGGTGGGTGTCCAAAAAAATGTCATCGCGGAAATAGGTGTGCGCTTATGGGCATCCACAGATATAGATGAGCATGGAGTTATCGATCTTCTCGTGCGTTCCCACTCGCTTTTCATGGAGAAAGATTCCAAAGTAGAATTCATAGTTGCAAAACGTGAAGGAGGCTTCATAAGCTTCCTAAGTCTAAATGGCAAAGCTGTGCCCTCCGATAGCCCGATGGCTAAAATCCCTTTTGACTCAGGTTTAGCCATACCTATGAAGCATGCCCTTTTACGACAAGTGGGAACAATTATTGCCGACGACTATGACACCACTGAAGTTTTGGCTGCTTATAACTACGTAACATTAAGAAATACTACTCTGGGTATTGTTGCAAAGGTTGATTTAGAAGAAGTCAAAGCGCCTTTTATGGAGGCAAACATAATCGTTTTGGGAGTTGGTAGTTTTCTTACTTTGATCGGAGTTTGGCTGTTCTTGAGGATAAGCGAGCCGATCATAAGAGCCCTTCAGCAAAGTGAGCAGCAATATCGTGGGCTGGTTGAGAATGCTGATAGTTTGATTATTCGAATCGACAGTAATGGTAATATTACTTACGCGAATAACTATGCTCAAAATTATTTTGCAGTTGATTCAGTCGTTGGAATCCCGATGTATCAGTTGTTTGAAGAAGAGGTGAGCACTCCTTCGATTTTTGGAATAGCTGAATTTTTATCAGAAAGGACCAGCCTTAATCCTACTCAAATTGCCAAGAGTAAAAATGAGTTTGCTTATGTCTCGTGGACTGTGAAGTTGTTTGAATCACAAACTCCCGAGTTGCTGTGTATTGGTATTGATGTGACCAATGAGCATCTTGCTCGCCAAGCACAGAAAGAATCGCAGGAACGATTCAGGGCTCTGGCAAAAGCTGCACCAGTAGGAATTGTCATTACAGATCTGATGGGCAATCTAATGTATGCAAATGAGAAGATGCAGGAACTTACACGGGCTTCTACCGTTGAGCTTGCTGGGGTTGGCTGGCTCCAGTTTATTGAAAGAGGCCTGAGGGATGAAATCATTCGAGAATGGTTTACTCAAAATAATATTAAGCAGCGTTATGAGTTCCAATTGACGAACCTAAAAGGGGATGAACTGTGGATTCTTGGTCAGATCGTTGATTTGGAGAATGCACATAGTGAGACTGTCGGAAAGTTGGTAGCCCTCACTGACATCACCCGGATAAAAGAGGCTGATGTTGCCCGTAGTCGTCTCACTGCGGCTATCGAACAGGCTGCAGAAATGATCATAATCACCGATCTTGATGGAACAATCTCATATGTCAATCCCGCTTTTGAACAGGTTTCGGGTTATAGCAAGGAAGAAGTTTTAGGAAAGAATCCACGAATCCTTAATAGTGGTGAGCACAAGAGAGATTTTTATATTGGGTTATGGGAAACACTTGTTGCTGATGAAATCTGGACTGGTAGGTTTATTAATAGGCGGAAAAATGGCGAACGTTACACCCAAGAGTCAACTATTGGCCCAGTTAAGAACGACAACGGAGAACGAATCGGCTATGTCGGAGTAGCCCGAGATATTTCTGAGCAACTCGTTATTGAAGCCCGCTTACGCCAATCTCAGAAACTCGAGTCAATAGGGGAACTCGCAGCCGGAATTGCTCATGAAATCAATACTCCCACTCAGTATGTTACAAGTAACTTGCAGTTTTTTGAGGATTCATTCGCGAAATATTCAGGGATGATCGAAAAGACTCAAAAGTTGATACTACTTATTAAAAATAGAGAGTTGGGCGGAAGCGAATCAGAAATTCTTGAGTATGCTGAAAAGATTATTGATGATCAGGAAGTGGAGTTCCTCAAGGAAGACCTCCCCAATGCACTGCAAGAGTCAGAGTCAGGGTTGAAGCGTATTTCGGAGATCGTACAATCGATCAAGCAACTGGCGCATCCTGGCGAAGTCAAAAAGAGCTTTTGGAGCTTAAATGAGATAGTTAGAGACGCCGTTACAGTCGCGACCAACGAGTGGAAGTATTCTGCAATTATCAATTATGATTTAGATGAACAATTAGATCACATTTATTGCCTCAAAGCAGAGGTCGGACAAGTAATCTTAAATGTAGTCGTTAATGCAGCCCACGCGATTGAAGCGGTTCGAGATATTGACGATGAACTGGGCTCTATCTCAATAAAAACCTATTCCGAAAGAGATTTAGCTGTGTTGGAAATATCAGATACAGGATCTGGTATCCCAGAGGAACTACTCGATAGAATCTTTGACCCGTTCTTTACAACTAAGGAGGTTGGTAAGGGGACTGGGCAAGGGTTGGCGATAGCTCATAATGTCGTGACGAACCTTCACAACGGAAGTATTGAAGTCTTGAGCACCGTGGGTGAAGGAAGTACTTTTGTCATCAAGCTTCCTTTTGAAGATAAAGACTAA
- a CDS encoding HD domain-containing phosphohydrolase has translation MMNKDYSRHKVLMVDDEANLLDSHRRLLRNVFDVHTALGGEAALEKLEKEGPFVVAVTDIKMPTMSGIELLGKIKELYPSTIRMVLTGYADLEMAISVVNRGDIFRFLTKPCAIEDLTNAIIAGIDQFKMTQASQELAIMRRLNDGLEGTLQAFTRLVEFRDPYTAGHMERTSKLAVLIAERINLPEEKIHGLELAARVHDIGKIAVPAGILNKPGTLNDAEFALIKAHPLVGADIFQTLDTEWPISRIIVEHHERLDGSGYPNGITKESILIESKILSVADVIDAIMTHRPYRKILGANEAIRFLNEMKGSCFDVQCAESGISILQEENIYSEEAF, from the coding sequence ATGATGAATAAAGATTATTCCCGACACAAAGTGCTCATGGTCGACGATGAAGCCAACCTTCTGGATAGTCATCGCAGATTGTTGCGCAATGTATTCGATGTGCATACGGCCTTAGGTGGTGAAGCGGCCCTCGAAAAACTAGAGAAAGAAGGACCTTTCGTTGTCGCTGTAACCGATATTAAAATGCCAACCATGAGCGGTATTGAACTGCTAGGAAAAATCAAGGAGCTTTATCCGTCAACGATTCGTATGGTCCTGACAGGTTATGCTGACCTGGAAATGGCAATCAGTGTCGTCAACCGAGGTGATATCTTCCGTTTTCTTACAAAGCCCTGTGCTATTGAAGACCTTACCAATGCAATCATTGCAGGCATAGACCAGTTCAAGATGACCCAGGCCTCTCAAGAACTAGCAATTATGCGCCGTTTAAACGATGGTCTGGAAGGAACCCTTCAGGCTTTTACCCGTCTAGTTGAATTCCGAGACCCCTATACCGCAGGGCACATGGAACGGACCTCAAAATTAGCTGTTTTGATAGCTGAAAGAATAAACTTGCCCGAAGAAAAAATACATGGATTGGAACTGGCTGCCCGAGTTCATGATATTGGTAAGATAGCCGTACCGGCAGGTATTCTAAATAAGCCTGGCACACTAAACGATGCAGAATTTGCGCTGATTAAAGCTCATCCTCTTGTCGGAGCGGACATATTCCAGACCTTGGATACGGAATGGCCAATATCCAGGATAATCGTCGAGCACCATGAACGCCTTGACGGTTCAGGCTACCCCAATGGCATCACCAAAGAGAGCATATTAATTGAATCGAAAATTCTTTCTGTCGCTGATGTTATTGATGCTATAATGACCCACAGACCATATCGCAAAATTCTTGGAGCAAATGAGGCCATTCGTTTTCTCAATGAAATGAAAGGATCTTGTTTTGATGTTCAATGCGCAGAATCAGGGATTTCCATACTCCAGGAAGAGAACATATACTCTGAAGAAGCATTTTAG
- a CDS encoding HD domain-containing phosphohydrolase — MKQRILLVDDEPNVLSALRRQLRDLFEVEIDTDPLNALANIDKKHPFAAVVSDFRMPKMNGIEFLKEVKELSPDTTRLMLTGYADLNNAIHAVNDGNVFRFLTKPCEKEDLRKHVVEGVRQFDLVTAKKVLMEKTLKGSIELLGEITSLVNPVAGEQVNRVRRYVRYLAEKKGVKDLWRYDIATMLSQFGTLILPPGTLDDIFNGKEITPEQLQMFEMHPVIAQSMIQKLPRLESIAEMIAYQLKGYDGSGTPRDNKKGDSIPLGGRILKIALDYDVALQKNKSPQKAFMSLEKNIEVYDPELIYYLEGMLGNEARYETKMVALADLNPGMILHQDIISDQGAMLLRKSLELDKDKIDRIHLFAKQVGVPEKLEVLVPG; from the coding sequence ATGAAACAGCGAATCCTCTTAGTGGACGATGAACCCAATGTGCTGTCTGCGCTAAGGAGACAGCTAAGGGATTTATTCGAAGTCGAAATAGACACAGACCCTTTAAATGCGCTGGCAAATATAGACAAAAAACACCCATTTGCAGCGGTAGTATCTGACTTCAGAATGCCCAAAATGAATGGCATTGAATTCCTTAAAGAGGTCAAGGAACTTTCACCCGACACCACCCGGCTTATGCTCACAGGATACGCCGATCTGAATAATGCCATCCACGCTGTGAATGACGGGAATGTTTTCCGTTTTTTAACCAAGCCATGTGAGAAAGAGGATCTTCGCAAACATGTAGTAGAAGGCGTTCGTCAATTTGATTTGGTTACGGCAAAAAAAGTCTTAATGGAGAAAACTCTCAAAGGCAGTATAGAACTCCTTGGCGAAATAACGTCACTGGTGAACCCGGTTGCTGGAGAACAGGTCAACAGAGTACGCCGCTATGTAAGATATCTCGCCGAGAAAAAAGGGGTCAAAGATTTATGGCGTTATGACATCGCAACGATGCTTTCTCAATTTGGCACTCTGATCCTGCCGCCGGGCACGTTGGATGACATCTTCAACGGAAAGGAAATAACACCAGAACAACTGCAAATGTTTGAAATGCACCCTGTCATTGCCCAAAGCATGATCCAGAAGCTGCCGCGGCTTGAGTCGATTGCAGAAATGATCGCATATCAGCTCAAGGGATATGATGGTTCTGGCACACCTCGAGACAACAAGAAGGGAGATAGCATTCCTCTTGGCGGGCGTATTTTGAAAATTGCCTTGGATTATGATGTGGCACTCCAAAAGAATAAATCCCCCCAAAAAGCCTTCATGAGTTTGGAAAAGAATATTGAAGTATATGACCCGGAGTTAATATATTATCTCGAGGGAATGCTCGGCAATGAGGCCAGATATGAAACTAAGATGGTTGCACTGGCTGATCTGAACCCAGGGATGATTCTTCATCAAGACATCATTTCTGATCAAGGCGCCATGCTGCTCAGAAAAAGCTTGGAGCTAGATAAAGACAAAATTGATCGGATACACTTATTTGCTAAACAAGTCGGTGTGCCTGAAAAATTAGAAGTACTCGTACCAGGTTAG
- a CDS encoding response regulator has product MSDKTQIMFVDDEPNVLSALKRMLRSKHNEWDMTFVESGQKALEAMEHAEFDVVVSDIRMPGMDGADLLSRVKSLSPTTIRIALSGQVDLNEVIRSIKAVHQYISKPCESDELIEKIEGALHSRSVLTDQNLLELVTKLDALPVIPQVFHDIESELAQKEPSIDKIAEHISRDVGFVAKVLKLVNSPYFGLPSNVDSVHKAITMLGLDTIKALVLSTHMFSLYDEKKLPELSITLLWEHCFRVSTIAQLIAECEGLDRDTIAQCRMTGLLHDVGKLVLISSFPEQYKQMLNDINGTNKLIFEAEKETFGTSHAEVGAYLMGLWGLSGRLVYGIGHHHHKVNPDDQVSVIAHVADVFDHNCVIINEKYRKTKINEELEGLVDKAKRTKWIAYLKKKWDYWECIPAENIDIFMQSIGRGVK; this is encoded by the coding sequence ATGAGCGACAAAACTCAAATCATGTTTGTAGACGATGAACCTAATGTTCTTTCTGCGCTGAAGCGTATGCTCAGGTCAAAGCATAATGAATGGGACATGACCTTTGTTGAATCCGGCCAAAAGGCTCTTGAGGCGATGGAACATGCTGAATTTGATGTTGTGGTTTCAGACATACGCATGCCCGGGATGGACGGAGCAGATCTCCTCAGCCGGGTTAAGTCACTATCGCCTACCACTATTCGTATTGCGCTTTCGGGACAGGTGGACCTTAACGAAGTTATCCGTAGCATCAAGGCTGTGCATCAATACATCTCCAAACCATGTGAATCCGACGAACTCATCGAAAAGATCGAGGGGGCACTGCACTCCCGATCTGTTCTTACGGACCAAAACCTTCTAGAGCTTGTTACCAAACTTGATGCATTGCCCGTAATTCCACAAGTTTTCCATGACATAGAAAGTGAATTGGCTCAAAAAGAACCATCTATTGATAAAATAGCGGAACATATCTCACGTGATGTTGGCTTTGTTGCCAAAGTCCTCAAGCTTGTGAACTCTCCCTATTTCGGACTTCCTTCAAACGTAGACTCCGTTCATAAAGCTATAACCATGCTTGGACTGGACACTATTAAAGCGCTGGTTCTCTCCACCCATATGTTCTCCCTATATGACGAGAAGAAGCTTCCCGAACTAAGCATCACCCTTCTTTGGGAACATTGTTTCAGAGTGTCCACTATCGCTCAGTTGATTGCAGAGTGCGAAGGACTTGACAGAGACACTATCGCACAGTGTCGTATGACCGGGCTGCTACATGACGTTGGAAAGCTTGTCCTTATCAGTAGTTTCCCGGAACAGTACAAGCAAATGCTGAACGATATTAATGGAACCAACAAGCTCATCTTCGAAGCAGAGAAGGAGACATTTGGCACATCACATGCCGAAGTAGGCGCATACCTAATGGGCCTTTGGGGACTATCCGGCAGACTGGTCTACGGCATCGGGCACCATCATCATAAGGTCAATCCAGATGATCAAGTTTCAGTAATAGCGCACGTTGCAGATGTTTTCGATCATAACTGCGTCATTATAAACGAAAAGTATAGGAAGACTAAAATTAACGAGGAACTGGAAGGCCTTGTCGACAAAGCGAAACGGACCAAGTGGATCGCTTACCTTAAAAAGAAATGGGACTATTGGGAGTGCATCCCGGCTGAAAACATTGATATTTTCATGCAGTCCATTGGCAGAGGTGTTAAATGA
- a CDS encoding ATP-binding protein, protein MRINTKVIILLTGFAILLLSVTGVVYHRTYNAFQDQLFEDGEFWGKHIQGMIQSNISFYQEDLGLFIATLQSDAQIHTGAWWQQVDNPMLSSRFIDFFENNFGQRFYEEVFLANKDGKILASTESEKQDCCKEDWWSTTLETGRSMDFFKDSRGRSMLRISMRIDNPSSDPVVLTAICHSSSLIRKIGHTLDEYHINKLELLTDHWETLYSTSLYKPFSINTFLKNKFSNKNINGVFQDKINGNNEIIVVQTHLANTNIPIKWHIVLSLDYNRLLKPVLAIRWWILGGSASLILLAMILFYLIRNIQTKHYDELQLIKNQKVLESILDGIEAGVLFIDMERFIITRASNVAGKILRVSPSELTGKPCYEYICRYGDQFPKKGCPAIGKKLLNAEFELKRKDETSVPISKTVLELEINDKPHFVAVIFDISERKNIERQLAHALKLESIGSLAAGIAHEINTPAQYITDNLRFIQKAFETCIACWAQKANPEAHPSLSFEDIDFYNEEVPQALEQSLEGVESITTTVQALKKLSHPGLDLFEWNNLNAILQNLSIVSKNEWKYTADLNLDLMEGLPQVRCNSHDISQAFLNLIINAVHAVKDRFKDTTEKGTISISTSEDGDNVTISIEDNGIGIPKEIQERIFDPFFTTKDVGQGSGQGLSICYSIITKHNGTIEVTSDLNVGTRFTIVLPINPDERD, encoded by the coding sequence ATGCGCATCAATACCAAAGTAATCATCTTACTGACTGGATTCGCCATACTGCTGCTTAGTGTGACAGGGGTGGTGTACCATCGGACCTACAATGCTTTCCAAGATCAACTATTCGAAGATGGAGAATTCTGGGGGAAGCATATCCAAGGGATGATACAAAGCAATATTTCCTTTTATCAAGAAGACTTGGGCTTATTCATAGCCACCTTACAGTCAGACGCACAAATACACACTGGGGCATGGTGGCAGCAGGTAGATAACCCCATGCTTTCCTCCAGATTTATTGACTTCTTTGAAAACAATTTCGGCCAGAGATTTTATGAAGAGGTTTTTCTCGCCAATAAGGATGGAAAGATACTCGCCTCCACAGAATCAGAAAAACAGGATTGCTGTAAGGAAGATTGGTGGTCAACTACACTTGAGACAGGTAGATCTATGGATTTTTTTAAAGACTCTCGTGGTCGCTCGATGCTTCGCATTTCAATGCGAATTGATAACCCAAGTAGCGATCCGGTTGTCCTGACTGCTATCTGCCATTCCTCTTCGCTTATTCGAAAAATTGGTCACACTCTAGATGAGTATCACATCAATAAACTGGAACTTCTCACTGATCATTGGGAGACACTCTACTCCACGTCCTTATACAAGCCTTTTTCTATAAACACTTTTTTAAAAAATAAATTTTCCAACAAGAACATCAATGGAGTTTTTCAAGACAAGATAAATGGCAATAACGAAATTATCGTTGTTCAAACTCATTTGGCTAATACGAATATTCCCATTAAGTGGCATATCGTATTGTCTCTGGATTACAATAGATTGTTGAAACCTGTATTGGCTATACGCTGGTGGATCCTTGGAGGATCTGCTTCACTAATTCTGCTGGCCATGATTCTCTTCTATTTAATTAGGAATATTCAAACAAAACATTATGATGAACTACAACTCATCAAGAACCAGAAAGTACTAGAAAGCATACTCGATGGTATTGAAGCAGGAGTGCTATTCATAGACATGGAACGTTTCATCATAACAAGAGCCAGCAACGTTGCTGGCAAAATTCTAAGGGTTTCGCCTTCGGAGCTTACCGGCAAGCCCTGCTATGAATACATTTGCAGGTATGGTGATCAATTTCCAAAGAAAGGATGCCCAGCCATTGGGAAAAAGCTATTGAACGCAGAATTTGAGTTGAAGCGCAAAGATGAAACCTCGGTACCAATCTCTAAGACAGTGCTCGAATTGGAGATTAATGACAAACCCCATTTCGTCGCAGTCATCTTCGATATTTCCGAACGAAAGAACATCGAAAGACAGCTTGCACACGCTCTCAAACTCGAAAGCATTGGCAGTCTGGCTGCAGGAATAGCACACGAAATCAACACTCCAGCTCAATACATCACTGACAATCTGAGATTCATTCAAAAGGCCTTTGAAACTTGTATTGCATGCTGGGCACAAAAGGCTAATCCAGAGGCCCACCCCTCCTTATCCTTTGAGGATATCGATTTTTACAATGAGGAAGTTCCTCAAGCCCTCGAACAATCCCTTGAAGGGGTTGAGAGCATTACGACGACAGTTCAAGCCTTAAAAAAATTGTCTCATCCGGGACTGGATCTGTTTGAATGGAACAACTTGAATGCAATCCTTCAAAATCTTTCTATCGTTTCAAAAAACGAATGGAAATACACTGCAGATTTAAACCTTGATCTAATGGAAGGCTTACCTCAAGTACGCTGTAATTCTCACGATATTAGCCAAGCGTTTCTTAATTTAATCATAAATGCAGTTCATGCAGTTAAAGATCGCTTTAAAGACACAACAGAGAAAGGGACAATCTCCATATCTACCTCGGAAGATGGAGACAATGTCACCATATCCATAGAAGACAATGGAATCGGCATCCCAAAAGAGATTCAAGAAAGAATCTTTGATCCCTTTTTCACCACAAAGGATGTCGGGCAAGGTAGCGGTCAAGGTTTAAGCATTTGTTATTCGATTATTACAAAACATAATGGTACCATAGAAGTCACAAGTGATCTCAATGTCGGCACTCGCTTCACGATAGTGTTGCCGATAAATCCTGATGAGAGGGACTAA
- a CDS encoding ABC transporter substrate-binding protein, which translates to MIGAIFVMTNTHGKADPNGQVVLNGMQFAINAINAQGGVEGHPLKLMHRNCKADSTIAIQQFKELAELGAVVIINNYSHITLALKKIALETKVPQLAIMATAEDITEDGPYTFRYWTKASDQAKALLPLVKKLKIKRLGLVNIDNTYGNSVSDELMSKMTSTGIEVQKTVYSSVGKDLETNLATLGDIDAISFTCFPSDILPIVKTIKKVYPSIKIIGPVSVASPKFFSEKELDGIYIPAPLIYNVTSRQMKQLRVDFVQQYDSPVDVYSTIGYDSIMLLYDIFKAKGTKPQDIVEFMERGFVYPGLFGDVESQPNSHHFHFPLRPAQMKNGKLEFFRR; encoded by the coding sequence ATGATTGGTGCCATTTTCGTCATGACCAACACTCATGGCAAAGCAGACCCTAATGGACAGGTAGTGTTAAATGGGATGCAGTTCGCTATTAATGCCATTAATGCGCAGGGAGGAGTCGAAGGACACCCTCTCAAATTGATGCACCGCAACTGCAAGGCTGATTCTACAATTGCAATTCAACAATTCAAAGAGTTGGCAGAACTGGGTGCTGTAGTGATAATTAACAACTATAGCCATATTACCTTGGCCCTCAAAAAAATTGCATTGGAAACAAAGGTTCCACAATTGGCAATAATGGCCACAGCCGAGGATATAACCGAAGACGGACCATACACTTTTCGCTACTGGACTAAAGCTTCCGATCAAGCGAAAGCTCTCCTTCCCCTTGTTAAAAAGCTCAAAATTAAGCGGCTTGGGCTTGTGAACATTGATAATACTTATGGCAACTCGGTCTCGGATGAGCTCATGAGCAAAATGACCTCTACCGGCATCGAAGTGCAGAAAACGGTATACTCATCAGTAGGAAAAGATTTGGAAACAAATCTTGCCACCTTAGGCGACATCGATGCCATAAGCTTCACCTGCTTCCCGAGTGACATCCTACCCATCGTGAAAACGATCAAAAAAGTATACCCATCAATCAAAATTATCGGCCCAGTCAGCGTTGCCAGTCCTAAATTCTTCTCTGAAAAAGAACTAGATGGGATTTATATCCCGGCCCCATTAATTTACAATGTAACATCTCGACAAATGAAACAATTACGCGTTGATTTTGTTCAACAGTACGACAGTCCCGTGGATGTGTATTCTACAATAGGCTACGACAGCATCATGCTTCTGTATGACATCTTCAAAGCAAAAGGAACGAAGCCACAGGATATAGTTGAATTTATGGAGAGGGGATTTGTTTATCCAGGGTTATTCGGTGATGTCGAAAGCCAACCCAATTCTCATCATTTCCATTTCCCTTTACGCCCGGCTCAAATGAAAAACGGCAAACTCGAATTCTTCAGGCGGTAA
- a CDS encoding ATP-binding protein, whose amino-acid sequence MLADFIKSNEQWLMERVLSYATQQEYTKYTSTLVEAWRVSIVGMSDAIVQVIDKQGEELLEFGPNDRFSKIEFAAFGIKEAQLHRKRGISLQMFLGLYKYYRYSFIDLIRTMNISSEKMDHYEKFVERVFDLIEIAFCSEWAGLEADNAILELQKNNREMTNEKNKYLTLFESLDVPVFLINNEGNIDNLNPSAATLIGEKIKEGGVYYGIGEILDRIKLQPLSSFFPWLDDVLRSFFENELQSEQFETVLKEGEHYIHKLVRLARMCDVSGKFRGGIVVIEDTTDKKRVEQQLAQSQKLEGIGVLASGIAHEINTPIHFIGNNLKYLHTVLEELKDSIDIPQSHMKDMTAAIRESQEGVERVANIVKALKRFAHPNTKDLVQVRIDEVVDNIVEITRNEWKYIAEVTTGYQDDRLCIEGIPGEIGQIVLNLIMNSVQAIKERERKELGSIEIHVTRDGNFIVITVSDDGCGISLENRHRVFDPFFTTKEVGQGTGQGLHIAHSLVRKHKGSIDFSSHVGRGTSFKVKLPACREQL is encoded by the coding sequence ATGCTTGCCGATTTTATCAAGTCCAACGAGCAGTGGCTCATGGAAAGAGTACTGAGTTACGCAACGCAGCAGGAATATACTAAGTATACTTCAACGCTCGTTGAGGCATGGCGAGTTTCAATAGTTGGAATGTCCGACGCAATAGTACAGGTGATTGACAAGCAGGGGGAAGAGCTTCTTGAGTTCGGCCCCAACGACCGATTCTCCAAAATCGAATTCGCGGCCTTTGGCATTAAGGAAGCACAACTACATCGAAAGCGCGGTATCAGCCTCCAAATGTTCCTCGGGTTGTACAAATACTATCGATACTCTTTCATAGATCTTATTCGAACGATGAACATTTCTAGTGAGAAAATGGACCACTACGAAAAATTCGTAGAACGGGTTTTTGATCTTATTGAGATAGCCTTCTGTTCTGAATGGGCGGGACTGGAAGCAGACAACGCCATACTGGAACTACAAAAAAACAATCGAGAGATGACTAATGAAAAAAACAAGTATCTCACATTGTTTGAAAGTCTTGATGTGCCAGTATTTCTTATCAACAACGAAGGCAACATCGACAACCTGAATCCATCCGCCGCAACGCTCATTGGAGAAAAAATTAAGGAGGGCGGGGTTTATTACGGTATTGGGGAGATTCTTGATCGTATCAAATTACAACCTCTATCGTCTTTCTTCCCATGGCTTGATGATGTTCTGCGAAGTTTTTTTGAAAATGAACTGCAATCCGAACAATTCGAGACAGTTCTGAAAGAAGGAGAACACTACATTCACAAACTCGTTCGGCTGGCGAGAATGTGTGACGTGAGTGGGAAATTCAGAGGCGGAATTGTCGTTATTGAAGATACAACTGACAAAAAAAGGGTTGAGCAGCAGTTGGCACAATCACAGAAGCTTGAGGGAATCGGAGTTCTTGCCTCTGGGATAGCTCATGAGATCAATACTCCAATCCACTTCATTGGTAACAATCTGAAATACCTCCACACGGTGTTAGAGGAGTTGAAAGATTCCATAGATATACCGCAATCTCATATGAAAGATATGACCGCTGCCATCCGAGAATCACAAGAGGGCGTCGAGCGGGTTGCCAACATTGTGAAAGCCTTAAAGCGTTTTGCTCATCCCAATACAAAGGATTTGGTTCAAGTTAGAATCGACGAGGTCGTAGACAATATAGTCGAGATAACCCGCAACGAATGGAAGTATATTGCTGAGGTAACAACAGGTTATCAAGACGACAGGCTATGTATTGAAGGAATTCCCGGTGAAATCGGCCAAATAGTACTCAACCTGATCATGAACTCAGTACAAGCCATCAAGGAAAGAGAACGTAAAGAGCTTGGCTCCATAGAAATTCATGTAACTCGTGATGGCAACTTTATCGTTATTACCGTCTCCGATGATGGCTGTGGAATTTCGCTGGAGAACAGGCACAGGGTATTTGATCCTTTCTTTACAACCAAAGAGGTCGGGCAAGGAACAGGACAAGGCCTGCACATCGCCCACTCCCTTGTCAGGAAGCACAAAGGCAGCATTGACTTCTCCTCTCATGTCGGCAGAGGCACCTCTTTCAAAGTAAAGCTACCGGCATGCAGAGAACAACTATAG